In the Quercus lobata isolate SW786 chromosome 5, ValleyOak3.0 Primary Assembly, whole genome shotgun sequence genome, one interval contains:
- the LOC115990388 gene encoding 14 kDa proline-rich protein DC2.15-like, producing MAPKASATMAFLLSLNLLFFTMVTSTNVACPPPLKTPKHTPQQTPQHSEPNLPTNNPSTCPKDTLKLGVCGNLLNDLVHLVVGTPPKSPCCNLIHGLVDLEAAICLCTAIKANVLGINLNVPLSLSLLLNYCGKNVPKGFQCAK from the coding sequence ATGGCTCCCAAGGCTAGTGCAACCATGGCTTTTCTACTCTCTCTCAACCTTCTCTTTTTCACAATGGTCACTTCAACTAATGTCGCTTGTCCACCACCATTGAAGACTCCAAAACACACTCCACAACAGACTCCACAACACTCTGAACCCAACCTTCCTACTAATAACCCATCCACTTGCCCCAAGGACACCCTTAAGCTAGGCGTGTGTGGTAACTTGTTGAATGACTTGGTGCACCTTGTTGTGGGAACCCCACCAAAGTCCCCTTGCTGCAACCTCATCCATGGTCTTGTTGATCTTGAGGCAGCTATTTGTCTTTGCACTGCTATCAAGGCCAATGTTCTAGGCATCAATCTTAATGTTCCCCTCTCATTAAGCTTGCTATTGAATTATTGTGGAAAGAATGTACCAAAAGGCTTCCAATGTGCCAAATAA